One window of Candidatus Wallbacteria bacterium genomic DNA carries:
- a CDS encoding restriction endonuclease: MNKTFQKYEYQRIAVNERNSDGFQFNERHYAALCKFNERNEGKFFEIEYRKIRFTNYVGLLQVGDCTIEVLPKIDRLTQDEEKPKWRSALIRMLKLCRKLQLESTTESRASLQNETLFEIYINEYLNEMERLVREGLTKKYRLIQDNVPFCKGKLMLDRQLRENLVHKERFCVEYDTYDFDNPFNQILYAALQILKTFPVAPKFTDRIGRLEFQLPEITLKKITAEDFQKLPIDRKTEKYKYALTLARLIIMEYTPDIKAGSENILAILFEMEKLFEEFVYRLLYRYKESDWEVTAQTSRKFWKTDNCTKHIRPDILLKYSGKNLIIDTKWKVPKQGIASDDDLKQMYAYNQFYDAEHSILLYPKLEKSVKGRFCKENQNHACSMEGVQLYFNGSGTKLDLLKTGDELKKIVSNYL; this comes from the coding sequence ATGAATAAGACCTTTCAGAAATACGAATATCAGCGGATTGCCGTAAATGAACGCAACTCAGACGGTTTTCAGTTCAATGAGCGCCATTATGCTGCTTTGTGCAAATTCAACGAAAGAAATGAAGGCAAGTTTTTCGAAATAGAATACAGGAAAATCCGCTTTACAAACTATGTCGGGCTTTTGCAGGTCGGAGACTGCACAATCGAAGTCCTGCCAAAAATTGACCGTCTAACCCAGGATGAAGAAAAGCCCAAGTGGAGATCCGCGCTGATCAGGATGCTGAAGCTCTGCCGCAAGCTTCAACTTGAAAGTACTACTGAATCAAGAGCTTCGCTACAGAATGAGACATTGTTTGAAATCTACATCAACGAATACCTGAATGAAATGGAAAGACTTGTCAGAGAGGGTTTGACGAAAAAATACCGGCTGATACAGGATAATGTTCCTTTCTGCAAAGGCAAGCTCATGCTGGACAGGCAATTGAGGGAAAACCTAGTCCACAAAGAGCGGTTCTGCGTTGAATACGACACTTATGACTTTGACAATCCGTTCAATCAGATCCTTTACGCTGCGCTACAGATCCTGAAAACTTTCCCTGTAGCTCCGAAATTTACGGACAGGATCGGCAGGCTCGAATTCCAACTGCCTGAAATCACTCTGAAAAAAATCACAGCCGAAGATTTCCAGAAGCTGCCGATTGACAGGAAAACCGAAAAATACAAATACGCCCTGACCCTCGCCAGGCTGATCATTATGGAATACACGCCTGACATCAAGGCAGGATCTGAAAACATTCTGGCCATACTCTTTGAAATGGAAAAACTTTTTGAGGAGTTTGTTTATCGCTTGCTATATCGTTACAAGGAATCCGACTGGGAAGTAACAGCGCAAACATCCAGGAAATTCTGGAAAACTGACAACTGCACAAAACACATCCGGCCGGACATTTTGTTGAAGTATTCCGGGAAAAACCTGATCATTGACACAAAATGGAAAGTCCCAAAACAAGGAATTGCATCTGATGACGATCTCAAGCAGATGTATGCTTACAATCAGTTTTATGACGCTGAGCATTCTATTCTGCTGTATCCAAAACTGGAGAAATCAGTAAAAGGCCGCTTCTGCAAAGAAAACCAGAATCACGCATGCAGCATGGAAGGAGTACAGCTTTATTTTAATGGCTCTGGAACAAAGTTGGATCTTCTGAAAACAGGGGATGAGCTAAAAAAAATTGTAAGCAACTATTTGTAA